A single genomic interval of Adhaeribacter pallidiroseus harbors:
- a CDS encoding phosphatase PAP2 family protein, which yields MKDLFFSLLFSFVFVPAAFSQIEPNAGKWKTWVISSGSEIALPSPPNGKVTKDEIKTLLALQAQRDEAVINKINYWNAGAPSYRWDEMVKELAGPGMPPFRAMALLNVAIFDATVAAWHHKYTNNRMRPSKESANLHPYLPNPESPSYPCEHSVTAGAAAAVLAYLFPAKADSIYQLAQEAGKSRLSAGVQYPSDVQAGYDLGRQIGQKVVAWAKQDGADVAWKGTLPNKPNQWRGKNPVGATLGTWKTWVLSSGNQFRPGPPPDFAKDMEELKNFKLTQPAKARAFFYATQDVWSDITNKKIFEYNLIRDAPRAARVYALKSIAAYDAAVACWDAKYTYWGIRPYEYDTTYQQLLGQPSFPGYPSGHATTSNSVALVLAYLFPHDAVFFKNKAVECAESRFEGGIHFRTDNTVGLDLGSKVATLVINRAKQDGADPVIQTAGK from the coding sequence ATGAAAGATTTATTCTTTTCCCTTCTGTTCTCTTTCGTTTTTGTACCAGCAGCTTTTTCCCAAATAGAGCCGAATGCCGGCAAATGGAAAACCTGGGTAATATCTTCGGGTAGCGAAATAGCTTTGCCTTCTCCGCCAAACGGAAAAGTTACGAAAGACGAAATAAAAACCTTGTTGGCCTTACAAGCCCAAAGAGACGAGGCCGTCATTAATAAAATTAATTACTGGAATGCCGGAGCGCCAAGCTACCGCTGGGATGAAATGGTAAAAGAATTAGCCGGTCCCGGTATGCCTCCTTTTAGAGCCATGGCCTTATTAAATGTTGCTATTTTCGATGCTACAGTGGCCGCCTGGCACCATAAATACACTAATAACCGCATGAGGCCTTCTAAAGAATCTGCGAATCTGCATCCTTACTTGCCTAATCCGGAAAGCCCTTCTTACCCCTGCGAGCACTCGGTTACAGCGGGAGCGGCTGCAGCAGTACTGGCTTATCTTTTTCCGGCTAAAGCTGACTCTATATATCAGTTAGCGCAGGAAGCGGGCAAATCGCGATTATCAGCGGGCGTGCAGTATCCCAGCGATGTTCAGGCCGGTTATGACTTAGGTCGCCAGATTGGGCAAAAAGTAGTAGCCTGGGCGAAGCAAGACGGAGCCGATGTAGCCTGGAAAGGCACTTTGCCCAATAAACCCAATCAATGGCGCGGTAAGAATCCGGTGGGTGCTACCCTGGGTACCTGGAAAACCTGGGTTTTAAGTTCGGGTAATCAATTCCGGCCGGGTCCGCCACCTGATTTTGCCAAGGACATGGAAGAACTTAAAAATTTTAAATTAACACAGCCAGCAAAGGCCCGGGCTTTCTTTTATGCTACTCAGGATGTTTGGTCCGATATAACCAACAAGAAAATATTTGAATATAATTTAATCCGGGATGCGCCGCGGGCGGCTCGGGTGTATGCTTTAAAAAGTATTGCGGCTTACGACGCGGCGGTGGCTTGCTGGGATGCGAAATATACTTATTGGGGAATTCGGCCATACGAGTACGATACTACTTACCAGCAGTTATTAGGGCAGCCCTCTTTTCCGGGGTACCCTTCGGGGCACGCTACCACTAGCAACTCGGTGGCTCTGGTGCTGGCTTATTTATTCCCGCACGATGCCGTATTTTTTAAAAATAAAGCTGTGGAATGCGCGGAATCGCGCTTTGAAGGAGGCATTCATTTCCGGACGGATAATACCGTAGGGCTGGATTTAGGCAGCAAAGTTGCCACTTTAGTTATAAACCGGGCCAAACAAGATGGCGCTGATCCGGTAATACAAACTGCCGGGAAGTAA
- a CDS encoding tail fiber domain-containing protein has protein sequence MKKQFYLLFIGMLLLNSFRVNAQFNWLVGGNATGGDRLFGSTTPFAVQFITNNVERGRVTNTGLWGFGTISPTAKLHINGTLGEDPFRVQSNGTTKLMVHSNGGISIGSLTAPSANNLFVNNNVGIGISNPGVKLHVAGGADASLSSGGFIVSGALTGENISIDNNEIMARNNGLASNLFLNHNGGDLIIHAGPSSAGGKVGIHTTAPAVEAHLVHGVGNGTTHGFRMANSGSNNENWTFYVQNGTGALELYANNVFRGSFNDVSGAYTSVSDIRLKKNIELAEAVLPKVLKLGVKKYHFLKNAPEDIKYYGLVAQEVEKIFPEVVYKQKGDDGTEVYTMDYNAFGVLAIKAIQEQQQKVSNLENQLAQQNERLAKLELALTSNHANQNLDFTDLDLKGISLEQNHPNPVDQTTTFRYTIPAGANAQIKIYDAATGMLVKSLIAPTNGQAQMNSSDLKTGNYIYTLIVNGKAAASKQMIISK, from the coding sequence ATGAAAAAACAATTTTACCTTTTGTTTATTGGCATGCTGCTATTAAACAGTTTTAGAGTAAATGCGCAGTTTAATTGGCTGGTTGGCGGCAATGCTACTGGCGGCGACCGTTTATTTGGCTCTACTACTCCCTTTGCCGTGCAATTTATAACCAATAATGTGGAGCGTGGGCGAGTTACTAATACTGGATTGTGGGGTTTCGGTACAATTTCCCCTACCGCTAAATTACACATAAACGGGACTTTAGGCGAAGATCCCTTCCGGGTGCAATCAAATGGAACCACTAAATTAATGGTACATAGTAACGGCGGCATTTCGATTGGCAGCCTCACCGCTCCGTCGGCTAATAACCTGTTCGTGAATAATAATGTGGGAATAGGTATTAGCAATCCGGGTGTAAAACTGCATGTAGCCGGTGGTGCAGATGCTAGCCTGAGTAGCGGGGGCTTTATTGTTTCTGGCGCCCTAACCGGCGAAAATATCAGCATAGATAATAATGAAATTATGGCCCGGAATAATGGCTTAGCTTCCAACCTTTTTCTAAACCATAATGGCGGCGATCTGATTATACATGCTGGTCCTAGTTCAGCTGGTGGTAAAGTAGGTATTCATACCACAGCACCGGCCGTGGAAGCACATTTGGTCCATGGCGTGGGTAATGGTACAACACACGGGTTTAGAATGGCTAATTCTGGTAGTAATAACGAAAACTGGACTTTCTATGTGCAAAATGGCACCGGAGCGTTAGAGTTATATGCCAATAATGTTTTCCGCGGTTCTTTTAATGATGTTTCCGGCGCGTATACTTCGGTATCGGATATCAGATTGAAAAAAAACATTGAGCTGGCCGAAGCAGTACTACCTAAAGTTCTAAAATTAGGCGTTAAGAAATATCATTTTTTAAAAAATGCGCCCGAGGATATTAAATACTATGGGTTAGTAGCGCAGGAAGTAGAAAAAATCTTTCCGGAAGTAGTTTATAAGCAAAAAGGAGATGACGGCACCGAAGTGTATACCATGGATTATAATGCTTTTGGGGTGCTGGCTATTAAAGCCATTCAAGAGCAACAACAAAAAGTAAGTAATCTGGAAAATCAGTTGGCGCAACAAAACGAACGATTGGCCAAGTTGGAATTAGCTTTAACCAGTAACCATGCTAACCAGAACTTAGATTTTACGGATTTAGATTTAAAAGGTATTTCACTGGAGCAGAACCACCCAAACCCCGTCGATCAAACTACTACGTTTCGGTATACGATACCGGCTGGCGCAAATGCCCAAATTAAAATTTATGATGCCGCCACCGGCATGTTGGTGAAAAGCCTAATTGCGCCTACGAACGGACAAGCTCAAATGAACAGTTCGGATTTAAAAACCGGTAATTATATTTATACTTTAATTGTAAACGGTAAAGCGGCCGCTTCCAAGCAAATGATTATATCTAAATAA
- a CDS encoding catalase: protein MQPEENGKQNSTGQNGTSTNGTGTNGQQTLTTRQGHPVTDNQNIRTIGNRGPATMENYHFIEKISHFDRERIPERVVHARGAGAHGVFEAYGTVGGEPIAKYTRAKLFQQKGKETPVFVRFSTVGHGGHSPETLRDPRGFAVKFYTEDGNWDLVGNNLKIFFIRDAMKFPDLIHSQKPDPITHIQSGERIFDFICNTPEATHMATFLFSPWGIPANYRQMQGSGVNTYKWVNADGEAVLVKYHWEPLKQGIRNLTQAEAEAIQAKNFNHATQDLYEAIKKGDYPEWELCVQILSDDEHPELDFDPLDDTKLWPKEQFPFLPVGKMTLNRNPEDYFNEVEQSAFGTGVLVDGLDFSDDKMLQGRTFSYSDTQRYRVGPNYLQLPINAPKNQVITNQRGGQMSFKTDFAPSQNKHINYEPSTLNIIKEAPKAGKDYTPRYEANLVRQKIDRTNDFKQAGETYRNFEDWERDDLINNLVNTLATCDKRIQDKMIANFTLADEDYGRRVAEGLRKTAKSQDDKGPNGATSPAAGVKEAQEVSHEAKPY from the coding sequence ATGCAACCAGAAGAAAACGGAAAACAAAACTCAACGGGGCAAAATGGTACCTCTACTAACGGAACAGGTACAAACGGGCAGCAAACGCTCACCACCCGGCAGGGCCACCCCGTTACCGACAATCAGAATATCCGCACGATTGGTAACCGCGGGCCGGCTACCATGGAGAACTATCATTTTATTGAAAAAATTTCGCACTTCGATCGGGAACGGATTCCGGAACGCGTAGTACACGCCCGGGGCGCTGGTGCCCACGGTGTTTTTGAAGCTTACGGAACCGTTGGCGGCGAACCCATTGCCAAATACACCCGCGCTAAATTATTTCAGCAAAAAGGTAAAGAAACACCGGTATTTGTTCGGTTCTCTACCGTAGGGCACGGTGGCCACTCCCCGGAAACATTGCGCGACCCACGCGGTTTTGCCGTAAAATTTTACACTGAAGATGGTAACTGGGATTTAGTAGGAAATAATTTAAAAATTTTCTTTATCCGGGACGCCATGAAATTTCCGGATTTAATTCACTCCCAAAAACCCGATCCGATTACGCATATCCAGAGCGGCGAACGCATTTTTGATTTTATTTGTAATACGCCAGAAGCAACGCACATGGCTACTTTCCTGTTTTCGCCGTGGGGTATTCCGGCTAATTACCGGCAAATGCAAGGCTCGGGCGTAAACACGTATAAGTGGGTAAATGCCGATGGCGAGGCTGTTCTGGTAAAATATCACTGGGAGCCGTTAAAACAAGGTATCCGTAACTTAACCCAAGCCGAAGCCGAAGCTATTCAGGCGAAAAATTTTAACCACGCTACCCAGGATTTATACGAAGCTATTAAAAAAGGCGATTATCCGGAGTGGGAATTGTGCGTACAGATTTTGAGCGACGATGAGCATCCGGAACTGGACTTTGATCCGCTGGATGATACCAAGTTGTGGCCAAAAGAACAGTTCCCGTTCTTACCGGTAGGTAAAATGACTTTAAACCGTAACCCCGAAGATTACTTTAACGAAGTAGAGCAATCAGCTTTTGGTACGGGAGTTCTGGTAGATGGCTTAGATTTTTCGGATGACAAAATGCTGCAGGGCCGGACCTTCTCTTACTCCGATACCCAACGTTACCGTGTAGGGCCAAACTATTTGCAGTTGCCGATTAATGCGCCTAAAAACCAGGTTATAACCAACCAACGGGGTGGGCAAATGTCGTTTAAAACTGATTTTGCGCCGAGCCAGAACAAGCACATAAACTACGAGCCTTCTACTTTAAATATTATAAAAGAAGCACCTAAGGCCGGTAAAGATTACACGCCGCGTTACGAAGCAAACCTGGTTCGCCAAAAAATTGACCGCACCAACGACTTTAAACAAGCCGGCGAAACCTACCGGAATTTTGAAGATTGGGAACGCGATGATTTAATTAACAACCTGGTAAATACCCTGGCCACTTGCGATAAGCGGATTCAGGATAAAATGATTGCTAATTTTACTTTGGCCGATGAAGATTACGGTCGTCGGGTAGCCGAAGGATTACGCAAAACTGCTAAATCGCAGGACGATAAAGGACCAAACGGAGCTACTTCTCCGGCGGCTGGCGTAAAAGAAGCCCAAGAAGTTTCGCACGAAGCCAAACCTTACTAA
- a CDS encoding tetratricopeptide repeat protein, whose amino-acid sequence MNQNYYTVLEVNPSATAIEIKAAYKRLARQYHPDKHQGNSLFEEKFKEVNQAYQVLSDEKKRALYDWQLQYLLTQLRAMQQTQYQTQVRTREPATYAERHYRNIPRRQFQRKDLKIVIGIFVGIIIASLLVKLLMDHITGMSNYRAAVQYIKAEQWSRAHSLLTKTIYFKPNFADAYSRRAQIEMNIYENYPAAISDLNEAIQKTKQPAAELFYDKGRCYEKLRRDTLAETQMTRAIQVNQVYAPAYFERGMIRATFLNTYPQAIQDFSSFLKLPRTDVNKRSEALLYRGYCYYLLGKPDKALPDYQLALTNKAQNGRLLYLIGKAYYDLDRKAEACEFFTEAYKKAMLRLLTTYISIVKLR is encoded by the coding sequence TTGAATCAGAATTATTATACCGTATTAGAAGTAAATCCTTCCGCTACGGCCATCGAAATTAAAGCTGCTTACAAGCGGTTGGCCCGGCAGTATCATCCGGATAAACACCAAGGCAATTCCTTGTTTGAAGAAAAATTTAAGGAAGTAAACCAAGCGTACCAGGTTTTATCCGACGAAAAGAAACGGGCTTTGTACGATTGGCAGTTACAGTACTTGCTCACGCAACTGCGTGCCATGCAACAAACCCAGTACCAAACCCAGGTGCGTACCCGCGAACCGGCTACCTACGCCGAGCGGCACTACCGTAACATTCCCCGCAGGCAGTTTCAACGCAAAGATTTAAAAATAGTTATTGGCATTTTTGTAGGGATTATTATAGCTAGTTTACTGGTAAAATTATTAATGGACCATATTACCGGCATGAGCAATTACCGGGCGGCGGTGCAATATATTAAAGCCGAACAATGGAGCCGGGCCCACAGCTTACTTACCAAAACCATTTACTTTAAACCCAACTTTGCCGATGCTTATTCCCGACGAGCCCAGATAGAAATGAATATTTACGAAAATTACCCGGCCGCTATTTCGGATTTGAATGAAGCTATCCAGAAAACTAAGCAACCAGCTGCCGAGTTATTTTACGATAAAGGCCGTTGTTACGAAAAGCTGCGCCGCGATACTTTAGCCGAAACGCAAATGACCCGGGCCATTCAGGTAAATCAAGTCTATGCGCCGGCTTATTTTGAACGGGGCATGATCCGGGCTACTTTTTTAAATACGTACCCGCAAGCCATTCAGGATTTTAGCTCTTTTTTAAAATTACCGCGTACCGATGTTAATAAACGAAGCGAAGCCTTATTGTACCGGGGTTATTGCTATTATTTACTAGGCAAGCCCGATAAAGCCTTACCGGATTACCAACTAGCCTTAACGAACAAAGCACAAAATGGCCGCTTACTGTATTTAATAGGCAAAGCTTATTACGATTTAGACCGGAAAGCAGAAGCTTGTGAATTCTTTACGGAAGCTTATAAAAAGGCTATGCTTCGGCTGCTTACGACTTATATCAGTATTGTAAAATTAAGGTAG
- a CDS encoding phage holin family protein produces the protein MINDDKGSKTESLISNLMGYIDTRIDLIKLEVQTKLKDGFVGLMRAVVLGFAAFMALIFFNIFIGLLLNDLLDSHFWGFGIVTLFYVILLVVVIMGVDKKLFNNLADKTFDNTVYKDDKRNQPL, from the coding sequence ATGATTAACGACGACAAAGGCTCTAAAACGGAAAGCCTGATCAGCAATTTAATGGGCTATATAGATACCCGCATCGATCTGATAAAGTTAGAAGTACAAACTAAACTGAAAGATGGGTTTGTAGGCTTAATGCGCGCCGTGGTACTAGGCTTTGCTGCTTTTATGGCTTTAATATTTTTTAATATATTTATAGGCTTACTCTTGAATGATTTACTTGACAGTCATTTCTGGGGTTTCGGAATTGTTACGCTATTCTACGTTATTTTACTGGTAGTAGTAATAATGGGTGTGGACAAGAAACTATTTAATAACCTGGCCGATAAAACTTTCGATAATACTGTATATAAAGACGATAAAAGAAATCAACCGTTATGA
- a CDS encoding geranylgeranylglyceryl/heptaprenylglyceryl phosphate synthase, with amino-acid sequence MPFSRIYEDIVYKKQQRQKLFAVLLDPDNLTVAACENLILLSKTNSIDYFFVGGSLVTTANQAPLITLLKQKSNIPVILFPSSSLHIDAQADAILLLSLISGRNPEFLIGQHVIAAPILKSSQLQILPTGYILIDSGQPTTASYMSGSMPLPRNKPSIAASTALAGELLGLHLIFLDAGSGAQNPVPVDMIQAVRQAIDVPLMIGGGINSSQKVWAALNAGADLIVVGNEIETNPDFIRTLGAIKKQANASVYNLSGN; translated from the coding sequence ATGCCGTTTAGCCGGATTTACGAAGATATAGTCTATAAAAAACAACAAAGACAAAAACTATTTGCCGTACTGCTCGACCCTGATAATCTTACGGTTGCAGCATGCGAAAATCTTATATTACTAAGTAAGACAAATTCAATCGATTACTTTTTTGTAGGCGGCAGCCTGGTTACTACTGCTAACCAGGCGCCGCTTATTACTTTACTAAAACAAAAAAGTAACATCCCGGTAATTCTTTTTCCGAGCAGTAGTTTGCACATTGATGCACAAGCCGACGCGATTTTGCTGCTTTCGCTTATTTCGGGCCGCAATCCCGAATTTTTAATCGGTCAGCACGTTATAGCGGCTCCTATTTTAAAATCCAGTCAACTGCAAATTTTACCCACTGGTTATATTTTAATCGACTCGGGACAGCCCACTACTGCTTCTTATATGAGTGGCAGTATGCCCTTGCCCCGTAATAAGCCGAGCATTGCGGCTAGTACTGCTTTAGCTGGCGAACTATTAGGATTACACCTAATATTTTTAGACGCGGGCAGCGGGGCTCAGAATCCGGTTCCCGTAGATATGATACAGGCGGTTCGGCAAGCTATTGACGTACCTTTAATGATAGGTGGTGGCATTAACTCTTCGCAAAAAGTATGGGCAGCTTTAAATGCGGGTGCCGATTTAATTGTAGTGGGGAATGAAATAGAAACTAACCCGGATTTTATCAGAACTTTGGGCGCTATTAAAAAGCAGGCAAACGCTTCGGTATATAATCTGTCTGGCAATTAG